One genomic window of Deltaproteobacteria bacterium includes the following:
- a CDS encoding sigma factor, with the protein MELTLNSKDTLSRFLADVERRAFKMAKFASRNTDEALDLVQETMFEFVRRYSARPEGEWKVLFYRILQSRMTDWHRRTTVRKRFLAWLGRGDGEEDQEDPLQNFADPASPNPYDQAVRREDRKALEKAVRTLLNCKEKYGYPL; encoded by the coding sequence GTGGAGTTAACCCTGAATTCGAAAGATACGCTGAGCCGATTTTTGGCTGATGTTGAACGACGGGCGTTCAAGATGGCCAAATTCGCTTCCCGCAACACCGATGAAGCTCTGGATCTGGTGCAGGAGACCATGTTTGAATTTGTGCGACGTTACTCGGCTCGCCCGGAAGGAGAATGGAAAGTCCTTTTTTATCGTATCCTGCAGAGCCGTATGACTGACTGGCACCGCCGAACTACCGTACGCAAGCGATTTCTGGCCTGGCTGGGTCGAGGGGATGGGGAAGAAGACCAGGAGGATCCCCTTCAGAACTTTGCGGACCCGGCAAGCCCAAACCCTTACGATCAGGCTGTACGCCGGGAGGATAGGAAGGCTTTAGAGAAGGCGGTTCGGACGCTGCTAAACTGCAAGGAAAAATACGGCTACCCGTTATAA
- a CDS encoding PilZ domain-containing protein — protein sequence MKRGFQKIGWLILSWRKYFALERRRQARYPIAINVEFYVFDEVTKTPLTAKATGRLVNISSKGARLQTNTVRIGYHHLVISSSPEGETPLILEFPPSSEGIPLTLKAQIFWYNTIGAESGFKFEFGIRFVDIPPTQQKRLESLIK from the coding sequence TAATCTTGAGCTGGCGAAAATATTTTGCGCTTGAACGTCGCCGGCAAGCTCGTTATCCAATAGCCATCAACGTAGAATTCTATGTCTTTGATGAGGTAACCAAGACCCCCCTTACTGCAAAAGCTACCGGACGCCTCGTTAATATCTCCAGTAAAGGTGCCCGTCTGCAAACCAATACTGTCCGTATTGGATACCATCATCTCGTCATAAGTAGTAGCCCGGAAGGGGAAACTCCTCTCATTCTTGAATTCCCACCATCCTCGGAAGGGATCCCTTTGACATTAAAGGCCCAAATATTTTGGTATAATACGATTGGCGCGGAAAGTGGATTCAAATTTGAATTTGGGATAAGGTTCGTTGACATCCCTCCAACCCAACAGAAACGTCTCGAGTCTTTAATAAAATAG